CCCATCGTTGCCATCGCCACTGCCTCGGGGCGCGGGGCGGTCGGCATCGTGCGGGTGTCGGGCGCGAAGTTGGCGCCGTTGATCGACGCCCTCTGCAGCCGCGCGCTCAAGCCGCGCGAAGCCACCTACCTGCCGTTCCGCGATGCGGACGGCGAGCCGGTCGACCATGGCTTGGCCATTCACTTTCCCTCGCCGAACTCCTTCACCGGCGAGGACGTGCTCGAACTCCAGGCCCACGGAGGCGCGGTCGTGCTTCAGCTGCTTCTGGCGCGCTGCCTCGAAGCAGCGGCCGAGCCCGATCCTGTCACCGGCCGCCCCCGCCTGCCCGGCCTGCGGGTGGCCGAGCCCGGCGAGTTCAGCCAGCGGGCGTTTCTCAACGGCAAGATCGATTTAGCGCAGGCCGAGGCCATCGCCGACCTGATCGACGCCAGCACCGAGGCGGCCGCCCGCAGCGCCGGACGCTCGTTGTCGGGCGCGTTCTCGCGCGAGATCCACACGCTGCGCGACGCGCTGATCCACCTGCGCATGCTGGTGGAGGCCACGCTCGACTTTCCGGAAGAGGAAATCGACTTCCTGCAAAAGGCCGATGCCACCGGGCAGCTGGCAAGGCTGCAGTCGCAACTCGCCGCGGTGCAACAGCGCGCGCGCCAGGGCGCACTGCTGCGCGAGGGCATCAAGGTCGTGATCGCGGGCCAGCCCAACGCGGGCAAGAGCTCGCTGCTCAACGCGCTGGCCGGCGCCGAGCTGGCCATCGTGAGCGCGGTGGCGGGCACCACGCGCGACGTGGTCTCGCAGACCATCCAGATCCACGGCGTGCCGCTGCACGTGGCCGACACCGCCGGCTTGCGCGAAAGCAGCGA
This is a stretch of genomic DNA from Variovorax paradoxus. It encodes these proteins:
- the mnmE gene encoding tRNA uridine-5-carboxymethylaminomethyl(34) synthesis GTPase MnmE, giving the protein MLARTTDPIVAIATASGRGAVGIVRVSGAKLAPLIDALCSRALKPREATYLPFRDADGEPVDHGLAIHFPSPNSFTGEDVLELQAHGGAVVLQLLLARCLEAAAEPDPVTGRPRLPGLRVAEPGEFSQRAFLNGKIDLAQAEAIADLIDASTEAAARSAGRSLSGAFSREIHTLRDALIHLRMLVEATLDFPEEEIDFLQKADATGQLARLQSQLAAVQQRARQGALLREGIKVVIAGQPNAGKSSLLNALAGAELAIVSAVAGTTRDVVSQTIQIHGVPLHVADTAGLRESSDEVEQIGVARAWDQIESADAVLFLHDLTRAHLGDYAAADAEILAGLRQKLPASVPVLDVWNKQDAAPATSPEQGIALSAKTGLGIEALREQLLAMAGWQAVPEGVYLARARHVQALARVGTHLALAASHLAAQAQLLDLLAEELRLAQNALNEITGEFGADDLLGVIFSRFCIGK